GCTGCTGTACGACGCGGTGATCCGGCTGGCGTTCCTGGTGTGGCCGGCCCACGATCTGCTGACGGGGGACATCGAGATCCTGCTGACGCTGCGCGAGCCAGTCGTGCTGGCGGTCGCGCCGCACCATCCGCTGGCGCGCCGGCCGCAGGTTGACCGGGCGACGGTGGCAGCGCTCTCGAAGCCGTTCCTGCTGCTGCGCTGGTGGGTGACGCTGCCGCCGGCCGTGGCCCAACTGGCGACGCTGGCGAAGTCGGTGGTGGACGTGCCGATGGATACCGGCCGCCAGATGGTGCTGAGCGGGGTTGGGGCAGGCGTCTTCCCCTGGATGCAGGTGGCGGACTTCGTGAAAAGCGGCCAGATGACGGTGGTGCAGGTGACGGACTTGCCGCTGCTGGAGCGCGACAGCGTGCTGGTGCGCCGGCGGGCGGGGCCGCCGCTCTCGGTGGCGGACGAGGCGCTGGTGACGACGGTCCGCGAACGGGCGGCAGCGCTCGGCCTGATCCCCCCTGACCGTGGGCGGAGCGTGGTACGAGGCGGCCGCGACCGTGAAATCAACTGACCCAGCCGGTTTCGTCGTTGTGTGGGCCGGCTACAGGATGTCGAAGGGCCGCTCGACGATCTCGCGGTCGGGGCGGAAGGGGTTCTCCCCCGCCTGGACCTTCCCGAGCAGCGCGTCCACCGTCAGCCGGCTGCCGCCGGCGCTCGCCATGATGCCG
This sequence is a window from Chloroflexota bacterium. Protein-coding genes within it:
- a CDS encoding LysR family transcriptional regulator, whose product is MDTDQLRTFERIVREGSFSRAAWSLDVAQPTVSARMQALEQQVGGPLFVRSGRGVALTDLGMSFLPYARRALEVLDAGVEAAQQAQVGQRGRVSIGVLESLSGSFLGPAVARFHAEHPDVEVLVRAGRQEQLVELLYDAVIRLAFLVWPAHDLLTGDIEILLTLREPVVLAVAPHHPLARRPQVDRATVAALSKPFLLLRWWVTLPPAVAQLATLAKSVVDVPMDTGRQMVLSGVGAGVFPWMQVADFVKSGQMTVVQVTDLPLLERDSVLVRRRAGPPLSVADEALVTTVRERAAALGLIPPDRGRSVVRGGRDREIN